The following are encoded together in the Arcticibacterium luteifluviistationis genome:
- a CDS encoding S8 family peptidase, whose protein sequence is MPENRYRYKTKSGYIGLKINETIVAIEQDEFSFDKSHEEIISNRNNWDYTIKNKNIIIVDRDKSPLKSRNDNFEKSGTGYAEQNLNERPIFHGTDNQSLIIGDEFYLGYEDESQLDYFINKYNLLSLNEERGTAFETKFRHLSISQNKEVDFFDLVELTENEKWISSLEPNFTIIVSKNNETKPLNNKISQANLDLINVPQAWNRTKGDNNIIVAILDIGVRSTHESLKGKIVNGWNTFNNNNNTQPGNSESHGTACAGIIAGSHNAGKIKGIAPNCRIMPVKVAETSNSIPGDWVFTTESLKNGIIRAYENQASILNLSFWHPEHDVVSAAIDDAVTFGRPYTGGLSNGCLIIGAAGNEGKPNVNYPANLKPVIAVSATDTNGSFKVKPDWGSNYGQEIEISAPGELNYSIGSQNDSDYILFEGTSSAAAIVSGVAALVLSMQEDLSLSELKGILLNSPSTGIDDHKMGRGLINAERAVDSRTMT, encoded by the coding sequence ATGCCAGAAAACAGATATAGATACAAGACTAAAAGTGGCTACATCGGGCTCAAAATTAACGAAACTATCGTTGCTATTGAGCAAGATGAATTTTCATTCGATAAATCTCATGAAGAGATAATTTCTAATAGAAACAATTGGGATTATACAATTAAGAATAAAAATATAATTATTGTAGACAGAGATAAATCTCCTTTAAAAAGCAGAAACGATAATTTTGAAAAAAGCGGGACAGGTTATGCTGAGCAAAACCTGAATGAAAGGCCAATATTTCATGGAACTGATAATCAAAGTTTAATAATTGGAGATGAATTTTATTTAGGATATGAAGACGAAAGCCAACTTGATTATTTTATCAATAAATATAATTTACTATCTCTTAATGAAGAAAGGGGAACCGCTTTTGAAACAAAGTTTAGACATTTAAGTATTTCACAAAATAAAGAAGTGGATTTTTTTGATTTGGTAGAACTAACGGAAAATGAAAAATGGATTTCCTCTTTAGAACCTAATTTTACAATTATAGTTTCCAAAAATAATGAGACTAAACCCTTGAACAATAAGATTTCACAAGCTAACCTTGATTTAATCAATGTTCCCCAAGCTTGGAATCGTACGAAAGGTGATAATAATATCATTGTTGCAATTCTTGACATTGGTGTAAGAAGCACACATGAAAGTCTAAAAGGAAAAATTGTTAACGGTTGGAATACTTTCAACAATAATAATAACACCCAACCCGGTAATTCTGAAAGCCATGGCACAGCATGTGCCGGCATTATTGCCGGTAGTCATAACGCCGGCAAAATAAAAGGGATAGCTCCGAATTGTAGAATAATGCCAGTAAAGGTTGCCGAGACTAGCAACTCTATCCCTGGTGATTGGGTTTTCACAACCGAATCGTTAAAAAATGGCATTATTCGAGCCTATGAAAACCAAGCCTCTATACTTAATTTGAGCTTTTGGCACCCTGAACATGATGTTGTAAGTGCGGCCATTGATGATGCGGTAACTTTTGGAAGACCTTATACGGGAGGTTTAAGCAATGGCTGTTTAATAATAGGGGCTGCAGGAAATGAAGGAAAGCCGAATGTTAACTATCCGGCCAATTTAAAACCTGTAATCGCGGTTTCTGCTACGGATACTAATGGTTCTTTCAAAGTTAAGCCTGATTGGGGGTCAAACTATGGCCAAGAAATTGAAATTTCTGCTCCTGGAGAGCTAAACTATTCTATTGGCTCTCAAAATGACAGTGATTATATTTTGTTTGAAGGCACCTCCTCGGCTGCAGCTATAGTTTCTGGAGTCGCTGCTTTAGTTCTTTCTATGCAGGAAGATTTAAGCCTAAGTGAACTAAAAGGAATTTTATTAAATAGCCCTTCTACAGGAATAGATGACCACAAAATGGGTAGGGGTTTAATAAATGCCGAAAGGGCTGTAGACTCAAGAACAATGACTTAA
- a CDS encoding YEATS-associated helix-containing protein has translation MNTLLTILQDSTKTGVGIVSDTNWYFFFKLIAFTVIGGIAGGFINRALFHKYYLKEEAGKRNYILIGAGAAMLIPIFLAATQSEYWDGLKNDNAMNYVIYFAFCVLAGMFARRFIASMAGSLNLDVDEIKADLNAIRLQNEALMIIQDDQGLQLSPPTSRTTLQGGNQIQVLKDSFKLNKTLIEIQDSPNWEKLVLYGTPLDGSAITSAKSHDLNKELDFSNNRFTYVRIIKRPFSDIVEINGLNYDLEID, from the coding sequence ATGAATACTTTATTAACCATCTTACAGGATTCAACCAAAACAGGTGTTGGAATTGTTTCTGACACCAATTGGTACTTTTTTTTCAAACTCATCGCATTTACAGTCATTGGAGGTATTGCTGGTGGGTTTATAAATAGAGCATTATTTCATAAGTATTACCTTAAAGAAGAGGCAGGTAAACGCAACTATATCCTCATAGGGGCAGGGGCGGCCATGTTGATACCAATATTCCTTGCCGCTACTCAATCTGAATATTGGGATGGCCTTAAAAATGACAATGCAATGAATTATGTGATATACTTTGCCTTTTGTGTACTGGCTGGGATGTTTGCGAGAAGATTCATTGCATCAATGGCTGGATCCTTAAATTTAGATGTGGATGAAATAAAAGCAGATTTAAATGCAATAAGACTTCAGAATGAAGCTTTAATGATAATTCAAGATGACCAAGGGTTACAATTATCTCCTCCAACCAGTAGGACAACACTTCAAGGAGGAAATCAAATCCAAGTTTTAAAAGATTCATTTAAGCTTAATAAGACATTAATTGAAATTCAAGATTCGCCAAATTGGGAAAAGCTTGTCCTCTATGGCACACCCTTGGATGGTTCTGCGATAACCTCAGCTAAATCACATGACCTTAATAAAGAGCTAGACTTTTCAAATAATAGATTTACTTATGTTAGAATTATTAAAAGACCATTCAGCGATATAGTTGAAATCAATGGATTGAACTATGATTTAGAAATAGATTAA
- a CDS encoding sensor histidine kinase, whose protein sequence is MQSEEKSLIVVVLLGTGIFLLFGFFVISFLVFFRKKQIRNRLEKASLQAQFQEEILTAKNEVQENTMKHIARELHDNIGQLLSLVKIQLNTIDEENPGIKRVGDSKEFLGKALKDLRALSKTLNSDNVLKAGLIKAITFELDRVRRTEVYEVNFVNDIEQWDVNPKIEVIVFRIFQEVIQNIFKHSGAKNINVSLQEMPEVYTLVVLDDGSGFDIQAKSNQKSFNSGAGLSNLAHRAQLISGDFEIESAIGKGTKVKLSIPKTTTSHDQSRPNRRSQPYT, encoded by the coding sequence ATGCAATCGGAAGAAAAGAGTTTAATCGTAGTAGTTTTATTGGGCACTGGTATTTTCCTTTTATTTGGTTTTTTTGTGATTTCTTTTTTGGTTTTTTTTCGTAAAAAACAGATTAGGAACCGGTTAGAAAAAGCCTCTCTCCAAGCCCAATTCCAAGAAGAAATCTTAACCGCCAAAAACGAGGTGCAGGAAAACACCATGAAGCATATTGCTCGGGAGTTGCATGATAATATTGGGCAGCTTTTGAGTTTGGTAAAGATTCAACTGAATACTATTGATGAAGAAAATCCTGGGATAAAAAGGGTGGGAGATAGTAAAGAATTCTTGGGTAAGGCTTTGAAAGATTTGAGGGCTTTGTCTAAGACTCTAAATTCTGATAATGTCTTGAAGGCGGGTTTGATTAAGGCTATCACTTTTGAACTAGACCGAGTAAGAAGGACGGAAGTTTATGAGGTTAATTTCGTAAATGACATAGAGCAATGGGATGTTAATCCTAAAATAGAGGTGATAGTTTTTAGAATATTTCAGGAAGTAATTCAGAATATATTCAAGCATTCGGGTGCTAAAAACATAAATGTAAGTTTGCAGGAAATGCCAGAAGTCTATACATTAGTTGTGCTTGACGATGGCAGTGGATTTGATATTCAAGCAAAATCTAACCAAAAAAGTTTTAATTCGGGGGCTGGACTAAGTAATCTAGCTCACCGTGCTCAGCTGATTAGTGGAGATTTTGAGATAGAAAGTGCCATTGGAAAAGGAACCAAAGTAAAGCTATCTATCCCTAAAACGACCACTAGCCATGACCAAAGTCGCCCTAATAGACGATCACAGCCTTATACGTAA
- a CDS encoding response regulator produces MTKVALIDDHSLIRNALGELISRFDDYEVTHQASNGKEFISSLDMDNLPDVALVDINMPVMDGFKTAEALSKEYPSIKIMALSVEDEEESIIKMLRCGAKGYLLKDSDTQDLRLALDELSAKGYYHSDLVANTLLSSLNGNKKATKVSQIHYQAREFEFLQMACSELTYKEIADRMCISPRTVDGYRENLFYKLDVKSRVGMVLFAIKNGIVEV; encoded by the coding sequence ATGACCAAAGTCGCCCTAATAGACGATCACAGCCTTATACGTAACGCCTTAGGTGAGCTTATCTCTCGATTTGATGATTATGAGGTAACTCATCAAGCATCTAACGGTAAAGAATTTATTTCTAGTCTAGACATGGATAACCTTCCAGATGTAGCTTTAGTTGACATCAACATGCCAGTAATGGATGGTTTTAAAACGGCCGAAGCTTTATCTAAAGAGTACCCCTCTATAAAAATAATGGCTCTCTCTGTAGAGGATGAAGAAGAATCTATTATTAAGATGCTCCGCTGTGGAGCGAAGGGTTATTTACTGAAAGATTCTGATACTCAAGACTTGAGATTAGCTTTAGACGAGTTAAGTGCCAAAGGATATTATCACAGCGATTTGGTGGCGAATACACTTTTGTCTTCTTTAAATGGAAACAAAAAAGCCACGAAAGTATCACAAATCCACTATCAAGCTCGTGAATTCGAATTTCTGCAAATGGCTTGTTCAGAACTTACGTACAAAGAAATAGCAGACAGAATGTGTATCTCGCCAAGAACTGTAGACGGCTATCGCGAAAACTTATTTTACAAATTAGATGTAAAGAGTAGGGTAGGGATGGTACTTTTTGCCATTAAGAATGGTATTGTGGAGGTTTAG
- the pfkA gene encoding 6-phosphofructokinase: MKKVAIFTSGGDAPGMNACIRAVVRGGIYHGLDMYGIVRGYSGMISGDIKKMDSRSVSNIVQRGGTILKSARSMEFMTPEGRKKAYDTLMSHGIDGLIAIGGNGTFTGAEVFFNEYQIPTVGCPGTIDNDLYGTDYTIGFDTAVNTSLEAIDKIRDTADSHDRVFFIEVMGRDSGYIAIQSGIGGGAEIVMVPETHTPLKKVITTLKDGWKRSKSSSIVVVAEGDEEGHAPEIAEKIKKQVGDKLDIRVTTLGHIQRGGGPTAYDRILASRLGLGAIEGLINGEKNVMAGIVNNNLVFTPFIDTIQKPKPIHEDLLRMVHILSI, from the coding sequence ATGAAAAAAGTAGCAATTTTTACGTCGGGTGGCGATGCCCCAGGGATGAACGCTTGTATAAGAGCAGTAGTGAGAGGTGGTATTTACCATGGTTTGGATATGTATGGTATAGTACGGGGATATTCAGGAATGATCTCAGGCGATATTAAAAAGATGGATTCACGTTCTGTAAGTAACATTGTACAGCGTGGAGGAACGATATTAAAATCGGCTAGAAGCATGGAGTTTATGACTCCTGAGGGCAGAAAGAAGGCTTATGATACATTGATGTCTCATGGTATCGATGGTCTTATCGCAATTGGTGGAAATGGTACATTTACAGGAGCAGAGGTGTTTTTTAACGAATATCAAATTCCAACGGTAGGTTGTCCTGGTACTATTGATAATGATTTATATGGAACTGACTATACTATAGGTTTTGATACAGCGGTTAATACCTCTTTAGAAGCCATTGATAAAATTAGAGATACTGCAGATTCTCACGATAGAGTTTTCTTTATTGAGGTGATGGGTAGAGACTCTGGATATATAGCTATTCAGTCGGGTATTGGTGGTGGAGCGGAAATCGTTATGGTTCCAGAAACACATACACCACTTAAGAAAGTGATTACTACTCTTAAGGATGGATGGAAGCGTTCTAAATCTTCTTCTATAGTAGTGGTAGCAGAAGGTGACGAAGAAGGCCATGCTCCAGAAATAGCTGAAAAAATCAAAAAACAAGTAGGAGATAAGCTTGATATACGTGTAACTACACTAGGACACATTCAGCGTGGTGGAGGACCTACGGCTTATGATAGAATTTTGGCAAGTAGATTAGGCCTTGGAGCTATCGAAGGTTTAATTAACGGTGAAAAGAACGTGATGGCGGGAATAGTAAATAATAATTTAGTGTTTACTCCTTTTATTGATACTATTCAGAAACCAAAGCCTATTCATGAAGACTTACTTAGAATGGTACATATTCTTAGTATTTAA
- a CDS encoding YdcF family protein: MIICKNRTKAQLIGFLTLLLTYLFSAPFASNALVKYWETPQKNIHTLANYDVGILLTGGLMNESTQYPNNLNLSNSADRLWQTLYLYKEGKIKNILISGGYVSLIKNMKKTEIHYAKEFLIKNGVPSEQIFSDTKARNTNENAINSSKILNEKFKDGSYLLITSSFHMKRAMACFKKRGNNVSSFSSDFISPFRTIQIIDFIPSSDALLDTSKIFKEIFGLMIYKIMGYA; encoded by the coding sequence ATGATTATTTGTAAAAATCGTACCAAAGCTCAACTAATAGGTTTTCTTACCTTATTATTAACATATCTTTTCAGTGCTCCGTTTGCCTCAAATGCATTGGTCAAATACTGGGAAACACCCCAAAAGAATATCCACACTTTAGCTAATTATGATGTAGGCATATTACTTACCGGAGGTTTGATGAACGAAAGCACGCAGTATCCTAACAACCTCAATCTTTCTAATTCTGCCGACAGGCTTTGGCAAACGTTATACCTTTATAAAGAAGGCAAAATTAAAAACATTTTGATTTCCGGAGGATATGTCTCTCTTATTAAGAACATGAAAAAAACGGAAATTCACTATGCTAAAGAATTCTTAATAAAAAACGGAGTACCCTCTGAACAAATATTTTCAGACACAAAAGCAAGAAACACAAATGAAAATGCAATAAACTCGTCTAAGATATTAAACGAAAAGTTTAAAGATGGCTCCTACCTATTAATTACATCGTCATTTCATATGAAAAGAGCCATGGCCTGTTTCAAAAAAAGAGGAAACAATGTTTCCTCTTTTTCTTCAGATTTTATAAGCCCTTTTCGAACTATTCAAATAATAGATTTTATACCTTCTTCTGATGCCCTTCTTGATACTAGCAAAATATTTAAGGAAATCTTTGGGCTCATGATTTACAAAATCATGGGCTACGCCTGA
- a CDS encoding TlpA family protein disulfide reductase: protein MKRFTLSALLIFSLVFSLSAQEGYDIKIKLDGGPKDKMVYLAHFFGYNQYIKVDSTMQQDGVYHFKGEEPLKGGIYLVVLNPSKYYDFIVSGGENEFSFEADTVNFVKSVSFTGSPENDVLFGYRKFLLTMNDKAAAINASIKADDPNAGSLRRDKMMGLQEEVASYINKTTTDNEGTFAAKVILANKEIEIPQEIPLNADGTKDSTYAFRYYKAHYWDNIDFSDPRNLRTPFFLTKLEKYFKDLVYQVQDSIITSADHVITLSKADSEVYRYVLWWVTNKYENSEIVGLDGVFVHLAEEYYLKDADWLDEDQLKKFQDRVKILKPLRTGEVFPRLLVYDLEGNARTVQESKGKYTIVYFYSPDCGHCKDSAPDLVAYNAQAKEKGVVIYNVSVDYEVDKLKEFMEKYKTGDMLNLWDKGHHYYFRENYDVYATPTSFILDSEKRIIGKRIPIEEFDRFIEFHEKQLARKNQSK, encoded by the coding sequence ATGAAAAGATTTACGTTAAGTGCACTTTTAATATTCTCTCTGGTCTTTAGTTTATCTGCACAGGAGGGATACGACATCAAAATAAAGTTAGATGGTGGGCCAAAAGATAAGATGGTTTATCTAGCCCACTTTTTTGGTTATAACCAATATATCAAAGTAGACTCCACCATGCAGCAAGATGGTGTTTATCACTTTAAAGGGGAAGAGCCTCTTAAAGGTGGTATTTATTTAGTGGTTTTAAATCCGTCAAAATATTACGATTTTATAGTAAGCGGTGGTGAAAATGAGTTTTCTTTTGAAGCAGACACCGTAAACTTTGTCAAGTCTGTAAGCTTCACTGGTTCTCCAGAGAATGATGTTCTATTTGGTTATAGAAAATTTTTGCTGACTATGAATGATAAAGCAGCCGCCATAAATGCAAGTATTAAAGCTGATGACCCCAATGCTGGCTCTTTAAGAAGAGATAAAATGATGGGGCTTCAGGAAGAGGTAGCTAGCTATATTAATAAAACTACCACTGATAATGAAGGTACTTTTGCGGCGAAAGTAATATTAGCCAATAAAGAAATTGAGATTCCTCAAGAAATTCCACTAAATGCTGATGGTACTAAGGACAGTACGTATGCCTTTAGATATTATAAAGCTCACTATTGGGACAATATTGATTTCAGTGACCCAAGAAATTTAAGAACGCCTTTTTTCTTAACAAAACTTGAGAAGTATTTTAAGGACTTAGTTTACCAGGTTCAAGACAGTATCATAACAAGTGCTGATCACGTTATTACACTTTCTAAGGCAGATTCAGAAGTTTACAGATATGTACTTTGGTGGGTTACTAATAAGTATGAGAATAGTGAAATAGTGGGCTTGGATGGTGTTTTTGTGCATTTGGCAGAAGAGTATTATTTGAAAGACGCTGACTGGTTAGATGAGGATCAGCTTAAGAAGTTTCAAGACAGAGTCAAAATTCTTAAGCCATTAAGAACAGGAGAGGTTTTTCCAAGGCTTCTAGTTTACGATTTAGAAGGAAATGCGAGAACGGTGCAGGAGAGTAAAGGGAAGTACACTATTGTGTATTTTTATAGTCCTGACTGTGGACACTGTAAAGATTCAGCTCCCGACTTGGTAGCGTATAATGCCCAAGCTAAAGAGAAAGGTGTTGTGATTTATAACGTATCAGTAGATTACGAGGTGGATAAGTTGAAGGAGTTTATGGAGAAGTATAAAACTGGAGATATGCTAAATCTTTGGGATAAAGGACATCACTACTATTTCAGAGAAAACTATGATGTGTATGCTACGCCTACTTCGTTTATACTAGATTCTGAAAAGAGAATTATTGGTAAAAGAATTCCAATAGAGGAGTTTGATAGATTTATTGAGTTTCATGAGAAACAATTGGCTCGTAAAAATCAATCTAAATAA
- a CDS encoding M23 family metallopeptidase: protein MLSNLSYIFCFLLTLFSNGCSFSSKQDTSEIPPSFKELLIKIREQEMTPTAAEEEFRIIMADLKAKYPSNAYDSLSMDLVFPLKGKNYKSVGGRGRGFYGRHFDLFDHSIAKSHPAHDIFIYDLNRDDKDDTDNAYVDVLAVNDGVVIATESNWTEETGYKGGNYIWLYDFKSGGIWYYAHQRKVFVVEGQLVEQGDKIGEVGRTGFNAKTSRSDTHLHLMFLKLDGDFSPTPVNHYPWLKKARTVYKTQLPKHYPRKSLSAVKMDEIKLKPLEVSFKQSLGSVIASPK from the coding sequence ATGCTTTCAAATTTGTCATACATTTTTTGTTTTTTATTAACGCTGTTTTCTAACGGCTGTAGTTTCTCTTCTAAGCAAGATACTTCAGAAATTCCTCCATCTTTCAAAGAGCTTTTGATTAAGATCAGAGAGCAAGAAATGACTCCAACGGCGGCAGAGGAAGAATTTAGGATTATAATGGCTGACTTGAAAGCCAAGTATCCATCAAATGCTTATGATTCGTTAAGTATGGACTTAGTTTTTCCTTTAAAGGGAAAAAACTACAAATCTGTAGGAGGTCGTGGTAGAGGGTTTTACGGAAGACATTTTGACCTTTTTGACCATTCTATTGCCAAAAGCCATCCAGCACACGACATCTTTATTTATGACCTAAATAGAGACGATAAAGATGATACTGACAATGCGTACGTTGATGTTTTGGCCGTTAATGACGGTGTGGTTATAGCTACAGAATCCAACTGGACAGAGGAAACTGGATATAAAGGGGGTAATTACATTTGGCTATATGATTTTAAATCGGGTGGAATTTGGTACTACGCACATCAACGAAAGGTTTTTGTGGTAGAAGGACAACTGGTAGAGCAAGGTGATAAAATAGGAGAAGTAGGAAGAACTGGATTTAATGCCAAAACGAGCAGGTCTGACACACATCTCCATTTAATGTTTTTAAAACTAGACGGAGATTTTAGCCCTACACCTGTAAATCATTATCCGTGGTTAAAAAAAGCTAGAACAGTGTACAAAACTCAATTACCCAAACATTATCCACGTAAGAGCCTTTCTGCTGTTAAGATGGATGAAATTAAATTGAAACCCTTGGAGGTTTCATTTAAACAAAGCCTAGGAAGCGTCATCGCTAGCCCGAAATAG
- the pssA gene encoding CDP-diacylglycerol--serine O-phosphatidyltransferase: MKIFTLPNFITLGNLLCGIYGIIFLHNGQIKEAALLILVALVLDFLDGFVARLTNSYSEIGKQLDSLADMVSFGVLPSLILFFLFKDAGYFQYLSFLPALFSALRLAKFNIDTRQANGFRGLPTPANAMVIASFPFIFDKDLAYLGAEAINTILSVYSIAISFILISDIPMMALKFKSFAWSANKTRYLFLLSSLLLLIILQFEAIPLILALYIALSLLFRASDDAS; encoded by the coding sequence ATGAAAATATTTACACTTCCGAATTTTATTACACTAGGTAACCTTCTTTGTGGAATTTATGGAATTATTTTTCTCCATAACGGCCAAATAAAAGAAGCTGCTCTACTAATTTTAGTAGCCTTAGTGCTAGATTTCTTAGATGGTTTTGTGGCAAGACTAACCAACTCTTATTCTGAAATAGGAAAACAGCTAGACTCCTTAGCCGATATGGTGAGCTTTGGTGTATTGCCAAGTTTAATTTTATTCTTCCTTTTTAAAGATGCTGGTTATTTCCAATATTTATCCTTTCTACCTGCTCTTTTTTCCGCTTTAAGGCTAGCTAAATTCAATATTGACACTAGGCAGGCAAATGGCTTTAGAGGCTTACCTACACCAGCAAATGCCATGGTTATAGCTTCATTCCCATTCATTTTCGACAAGGATTTGGCTTACTTAGGAGCTGAGGCTATAAATACTATTTTAAGCGTTTATTCCATAGCTATAAGCTTTATCCTTATTTCAGACATTCCTATGATGGCTTTGAAATTTAAGAGCTTTGCCTGGTCTGCAAATAAAACTAGATACTTGTTTCTTTTGAGCTCTCTACTCTTGCTAATAATTCTCCAATTTGAAGCTATCCCTTTAATTTTAGCTCTATATATTGCTTTATCCCTGCTATTTCGGGCTAGCGATGACGCTTCCTAG
- a CDS encoding MBL fold metallo-hydrolase, with product MHQIKIFTFSPFSENTYVISDEKDETVIIDPGCLSQTEKEELHAYISEEGLKPVALLQTHTHLDHVFGSAYVKRKYGVKMYMHKADLPVLADVELRCKTWGIPGYEPVEADLFLKEGDTFTFGNTTFDIVFVPGHAPGHIAFINHKEKYIIGGDCLFKGSVGRTDFPMCSSAELIKSIQTKFFTLPDDYVVYAGHMEPTTIGEEKKSNPFFN from the coding sequence ATGCATCAGATAAAAATATTTACATTTTCTCCGTTTAGTGAAAATACTTACGTCATCTCTGACGAAAAAGATGAAACAGTAATTATAGATCCCGGCTGTTTGTCACAAACCGAGAAAGAAGAACTTCATGCTTATATAAGTGAAGAAGGGCTAAAACCCGTGGCCCTACTACAGACACATACGCATTTAGATCATGTTTTTGGCAGTGCTTACGTCAAAAGAAAATACGGTGTGAAGATGTATATGCACAAAGCCGATCTTCCTGTGCTAGCAGATGTAGAACTACGCTGCAAAACATGGGGAATACCAGGCTATGAACCCGTAGAAGCCGATTTATTTCTAAAAGAAGGAGATACTTTCACTTTTGGAAACACCACATTTGATATTGTTTTTGTCCCTGGACATGCTCCTGGGCATATCGCTTTCATTAACCATAAAGAAAAATATATTATTGGTGGCGACTGCCTCTTTAAAGGCAGTGTTGGCCGAACTGACTTCCCTATGTGTAGTTCTGCTGAATTAATTAAAAGTATTCAAACAAAATTCTTCACATTACCTGATGATTATGTAGTTTATGCCGGTCATATGGAGCCAACTACCATAGGAGAAGAAAAGAAAAGCAATCCCTTTTTCAACTAA
- a CDS encoding NUMOD4 domain-containing protein, with product MTQPNHTGERWQRIIIDVPDLENPPHYEVSSFGRLKSFQNDPEGKLLKGSVIQGYRSLNIRLPKGKSFNRYIHKLVALFFTEKLSDEHSFVIHLDFDKLNNVESNLKWVTKEEMLDHNRKNPNVINRPRPAKSKNYKLNESKVRMIKKMLKSDKSRLKMIAKQFGITHTQLNRIRSGENWGHVKLEEVSEF from the coding sequence ATGACGCAGCCCAACCACACCGGTGAGCGATGGCAAAGAATTATTATTGATGTTCCAGATTTAGAGAATCCACCGCATTATGAGGTATCTAGTTTTGGAAGATTAAAGAGTTTCCAGAATGACCCTGAAGGAAAGCTTCTGAAGGGTTCTGTAATACAAGGATACCGTTCTTTAAACATTCGTCTTCCAAAAGGAAAATCTTTTAACCGTTACATTCACAAATTAGTCGCTTTGTTTTTTACAGAAAAACTTTCAGATGAGCATAGTTTTGTGATTCATTTAGATTTTGACAAATTAAATAATGTTGAGTCTAATTTGAAATGGGTTACAAAAGAAGAAATGTTAGATCACAATAGAAAAAACCCTAATGTGATTAACAGGCCAAGACCTGCAAAATCGAAAAACTATAAGCTTAATGAATCAAAGGTAAGGATGATAAAAAAGATGCTTAAATCAGATAAGTCTAGGCTTAAGATGATAGCTAAGCAGTTTGGTATCACCCATACACAGCTAAATAGAATTAGATCAGGGGAAAACTGGGGGCACGTGAAATTAGAAGAAGTGAGCGAGTTCTAA